Proteins from one Pseudomonas grandcourensis genomic window:
- a CDS encoding lipoprotein-releasing ABC transporter permease subunit, which translates to MFRPLSIFIGTRYTRAKRRNRFVSFISMTSMIGLALGVLAMIVVLSVMNGFQREMSSRILGMVPHATIVGVNPIDDWKPVAAAAMKNPEVTAAVPFTEMEGMLSYKGTMQPIQVSGVDPALEGQVSIVAKHIVQGSLEALKPGEFGVVIGEITARRFRLNVGDKITLIVPEVSNAPGGITPRMQRLNVVGVFKVGAELDGTMALIHMADAAQMQHWEPNQVQSVRLAVKDLYAAPQVSSDIGTGLGAAYKADDWTHTQGSLFSAMKMEKTMIGLLLLMIVAVAAFNIIATLIMVVNDKGADIAILRTIGATPRQIMAIFIVQGTVIGIVGTLIGGVLGVIAALNVSQIVGWIERVSGQHIFSSDVYFVSNLPSELQGADVALICTAGFVMSFLATVYPAWRAAKIEPAHALRYS; encoded by the coding sequence ATGTTCAGACCGTTATCGATCTTTATCGGCACGCGCTATACCCGCGCCAAGCGCCGCAATCGCTTTGTTTCCTTCATCTCGATGACCTCGATGATCGGCCTCGCCCTCGGCGTGCTGGCGATGATCGTGGTGCTGTCGGTGATGAACGGCTTCCAGCGCGAAATGAGCTCGCGCATCCTCGGCATGGTGCCGCACGCCACCATCGTCGGCGTCAATCCGATTGATGACTGGAAGCCCGTGGCAGCGGCGGCGATGAAAAACCCGGAAGTGACGGCGGCGGTGCCGTTCACCGAGATGGAGGGCATGCTGTCCTACAAGGGCACGATGCAGCCGATCCAGGTCAGCGGTGTCGACCCGGCGCTGGAAGGCCAGGTGTCGATCGTCGCCAAGCACATCGTGCAGGGCAGCCTTGAAGCCCTGAAACCGGGCGAGTTCGGCGTGGTGATCGGTGAGATCACGGCGCGCCGCTTCCGCTTGAACGTCGGTGACAAGATCACCCTGATCGTGCCAGAAGTCAGCAATGCGCCGGGTGGCATCACCCCGCGCATGCAACGATTGAATGTGGTCGGCGTGTTCAAGGTGGGCGCCGAACTGGACGGCACCATGGCGCTGATCCACATGGCCGATGCCGCGCAGATGCAGCACTGGGAGCCAAATCAGGTGCAGAGCGTGCGCCTGGCGGTGAAGGACCTGTATGCCGCGCCGCAAGTCTCGAGCGACATCGGCACGGGGCTGGGCGCCGCCTACAAGGCTGACGACTGGACCCACACCCAGGGCAGCCTGTTCAGCGCGATGAAGATGGAAAAAACCATGATCGGCCTGCTGTTGCTGATGATCGTCGCGGTGGCGGCGTTCAACATCATCGCAACCCTGATCATGGTGGTGAACGACAAGGGCGCGGACATCGCGATCCTGCGCACCATCGGCGCCACGCCACGGCAGATCATGGCGATCTTCATCGTGCAGGGCACGGTGATCGGCATCGTCGGCACCTTGATTGGCGGTGTGTTGGGGGTGATTGCCGCGCTGAACGTCAGCCAGATCGTGGGCTGGATCGAGCGGGTCAGCGGGCAGCACATCTTCAGTTCCGACGTGTATTTCGTCAGCAACTTGCCGTCCGAGCTGCAAGGCGCGGATGTGGCGTTGATCTGCACGGCGGGCTTTGTCATGAGCTTCCTGGCCACGGTTTACCCGGCCTGGCGGGCGGCGAAGATTGAGCCGGCTCACGCGTTGCGCTATTCGTAA
- the lolD gene encoding lipoprotein-releasing ABC transporter ATP-binding protein LolD: protein MSDKAILSCRSLGKSYEEGPESVEVLAGLQLELHPGERVAIVGKSGSGKSTLLNLLGGLDTPTKGSVWLDGEELSALSEKKRGLLRNRALGFVYQFHHLLPEFTALENVCMPLLIGKTAIPEARQRATALLERVGLGHRLEHKPAELSGGERQRVAIARALVNNPGLVMLDEPTGNLDSHTAQGIQDLMLELSTSMRTAFLVVTHDMNLARQMDRVLHLQEGCLTPI from the coding sequence ATGAGTGATAAAGCAATCTTGAGCTGCCGCAGCCTGGGCAAGTCCTACGAGGAAGGCCCGGAATCGGTGGAAGTGTTGGCCGGCCTGCAACTGGAGTTGCACCCGGGGGAGCGTGTGGCGATTGTCGGCAAGTCGGGCTCGGGCAAAAGTACCTTGCTCAACCTGCTGGGTGGCCTCGATACACCGACCAAGGGAAGCGTCTGGCTCGACGGTGAAGAGCTGTCGGCGCTGAGCGAGAAGAAACGCGGCCTGCTGCGTAATCGCGCCCTCGGCTTCGTGTACCAGTTCCACCACCTGCTGCCGGAATTCACCGCCCTGGAAAACGTCTGCATGCCTTTGCTGATCGGCAAGACCGCGATCCCCGAAGCGCGTCAGCGTGCCACGGCGTTGCTGGAGCGGGTAGGGCTGGGTCATCGCCTGGAACACAAGCCGGCCGAACTGTCCGGTGGTGAGCGTCAGCGCGTGGCAATCGCCCGCGCCTTGGTGAACAACCCGGGCCTGGTGATGCTCGACGAGCCGACCGGCAACCTCGATTCCCATACCGCCCAGGGGATCCAGGACTTGATGCTGGAGCTCAGCACCTCGATGCGCACGGCGTTCCTGGTGGTGACCCACGACATGAACCTGGCCCGCCAGATGGATCGCGTCCTGCATTTGCAGGAAGGTTGCCTCACTCCTATCTGA
- a CDS encoding lipoprotein-releasing ABC transporter permease subunit, which yields MFRPLFVFIGTRYTRAKRRNHFVSFISLTSMIGLALGVVVMIVVLSVMNGFDHEMRTRVLGMVPHATIESGEPISDWQSLAAKVKQNPQVTAVAPFTQMQGLLTNNGKVSKVLLNAIDPAQERQVSIIDHFMTQGKLDDLVPGEFGIVIGDKAAAKLGAAIGDKLTFVAPEVTVTPAGMFPRMKRFTVVGIFHVGAGELDGYLGVTNLQDLARLHRWKPDQVQGLRLKFDDLFQAPRTAWSIARDLGEDRFYARDWTRTHGNLYQAIRMEKAMIGLLLLLIVAVAAFNIISTLVMVVNDKKGDIAILRTLGATPGTIMRTFMVQGTVIGVVGTAIGAVVGIFAALNVSAAISALEGLIGHKFLNADVYFIDYLPSQVQSQDVVMVCSAALVLSFLATLYPAWRAARTQPAEALRYE from the coding sequence ATGTTCAGACCTCTCTTCGTATTTATCGGCACGCGTTACACCCGTGCAAAGCGTCGCAATCATTTTGTGTCATTCATTTCCCTGACTTCGATGATCGGGCTCGCCCTTGGCGTGGTCGTGATGATCGTGGTGCTGTCGGTGATGAACGGCTTCGATCATGAAATGCGCACCCGCGTGCTGGGCATGGTGCCCCACGCGACCATCGAGTCCGGCGAGCCGATCAGCGATTGGCAAAGCCTGGCCGCCAAGGTCAAGCAGAACCCGCAAGTGACGGCCGTGGCGCCGTTTACGCAAATGCAGGGTTTGCTGACCAACAACGGCAAGGTCTCGAAAGTGCTGCTCAATGCAATCGACCCGGCACAAGAGCGCCAGGTGTCGATCATCGATCACTTCATGACCCAGGGAAAACTCGACGACCTGGTGCCGGGTGAGTTCGGCATCGTCATCGGCGACAAGGCCGCGGCCAAGCTCGGTGCGGCCATCGGCGACAAGCTGACCTTCGTCGCGCCCGAAGTCACCGTGACCCCGGCCGGGATGTTCCCGCGCATGAAGCGCTTTACCGTGGTCGGCATCTTCCATGTCGGTGCCGGTGAGCTCGATGGCTATCTTGGCGTCACCAACCTGCAGGATCTGGCCCGGCTGCACCGCTGGAAACCGGATCAGGTCCAGGGCCTGCGCCTGAAGTTCGACGATCTGTTCCAGGCACCGCGTACTGCGTGGAGCATCGCCCGCGATCTCGGCGAAGACCGCTTCTACGCCCGCGACTGGACCCGCACCCACGGCAACCTGTACCAGGCGATCCGCATGGAAAAAGCCATGATCGGCCTGTTGTTGCTGCTGATCGTTGCCGTCGCTGCGTTCAACATCATTTCCACGCTGGTGATGGTGGTGAACGACAAGAAGGGCGACATCGCGATCCTGCGCACGCTGGGCGCCACGCCGGGCACGATCATGCGCACGTTCATGGTGCAAGGCACCGTCATTGGCGTGGTTGGCACGGCCATTGGCGCCGTGGTCGGGATCTTCGCCGCGCTGAACGTCAGCGCCGCGATCTCGGCCCTCGAAGGCCTGATCGGGCACAAGTTCCTCAACGCCGACGTGTACTTCATCGATTACCTGCCGTCGCAGGTGCAGAGCCAGGATGTGGTGATGGTCTGCTCTGCGGCGTTGGTCCTGAGTTTCCTCGCCACCCTGTATCCAGCCTGGCGTGCCGCGCGCACCCAGCCTGCGGAGGCGCTACGTTATGAGTGA
- a CDS encoding PilZ domain-containing protein produces the protein MSTLDEEDRREYYRIEDTIALEIRPLSASEAAGHEVLQDASPLFNLLSELHLSEFESQHLLRQISERDRTTAAFLKSQNKRIDLLSQVVALTVLGQIGEPQSVIISEGGIDFQHPSPLAVGARLSVKLALMPQALGLLLRARVTHCDRKGEGYDVGTEFEHLTDAQRQLLARHILQKQAQERRLAREQLESGN, from the coding sequence ATGTCGACATTAGATGAAGAAGATCGCCGCGAATACTACCGTATCGAGGATACGATCGCACTGGAAATTCGGCCCCTGTCCGCTTCTGAAGCCGCAGGCCATGAAGTGTTGCAGGATGCTTCCCCTCTCTTCAACTTGCTCAGCGAACTGCACCTGAGCGAATTCGAGTCGCAACACCTGTTGCGCCAGATCAGCGAACGCGACCGCACGACCGCCGCATTCCTCAAATCCCAGAACAAACGCATCGATTTGCTGAGTCAGGTCGTCGCTCTGACCGTGCTCGGGCAGATCGGCGAACCGCAGTCGGTGATCATCTCCGAAGGCGGCATCGACTTTCAGCATCCATCGCCCCTTGCCGTCGGCGCACGCCTGTCGGTCAAGCTGGCGCTGATGCCGCAAGCCCTGGGCCTGCTGCTGCGCGCCCGCGTCACCCATTGCGACCGCAAGGGCGAGGGCTATGACGTCGGTACCGAGTTCGAACACCTGACCGACGCCCAGCGCCAACTGCTGGCCCGTCACATCTTGCAAAAGCAGGCCCAGGAACGACGCCTGGCCCGCGAACAACTCGAATCAGGCAATTAA
- a CDS encoding glycerophosphodiester phosphodiesterase: MTLIYGHRGAKGEAPENTLTSFQECLKHGVRRCELDLHLSQDGELMVIHDPTLKRTTDRRGKVVEHTAAELVTYDARQGGPGWIKPCPIPTLEELFEKCDFDHWQLEVKSASRMRAATTVLAIREMVQRHGLMDKVTITSSSREVLKAALELVPDVSRGLVAEYAWLDPLKVAASYGCEILALNWTLCTPERLQRAQRQGLHVSVWTVNEPALMRRLADFGVDSLITDFPGLATATLENC, encoded by the coding sequence GTGACCCTCATCTACGGCCATCGCGGCGCCAAGGGCGAAGCACCGGAAAACACCCTGACCAGCTTTCAGGAATGTCTCAAGCACGGCGTGCGTCGCTGCGAACTGGACCTGCACCTATCCCAAGACGGCGAGTTGATGGTCATCCACGACCCGACCCTCAAGCGCACCACGGACCGTCGCGGCAAGGTCGTCGAACACACGGCGGCCGAGCTGGTGACGTATGACGCACGCCAGGGTGGCCCGGGCTGGATCAAGCCGTGCCCGATTCCGACGCTGGAAGAACTGTTCGAGAAATGCGACTTCGATCACTGGCAACTGGAAGTCAAAAGCGCATCAAGGATGCGTGCCGCGACCACCGTACTGGCGATTCGCGAAATGGTGCAGCGTCATGGACTGATGGACAAGGTGACCATCACTTCGAGCTCCCGTGAAGTGCTCAAGGCAGCGCTGGAACTGGTGCCGGACGTATCCCGCGGGCTGGTGGCCGAGTATGCCTGGCTCGACCCGCTGAAGGTTGCGGCCAGCTATGGCTGTGAGATTCTGGCGCTGAACTGGACCCTGTGCACGCCGGAACGCCTGCAACGGGCGCAGCGTCAGGGGCTGCATGTGTCGGTATGGACCGTCAACGAGCCCGCGCTGATGCGCAGGCTCGCCGACTTCGGCGTTGACAGCCTGATTACAGACTTTCCCGGTTTGGCCACTGCCACGCTCGAGAATTGCTGA